TCATAAAAGATTTTGCAAATATGAAAGCAAGAAGAGAATTTTTGCAATTGCATCGCTACGGTGTTTTCATTCATTACAGATAGTATTCCATTTACAGGGTGTAAATGTCTAGTTGGCAAAAAAATTTCCAACTGGAAGTGTGATGGACAGACTATCTGAGCTGCAGTGAAAAAATCACGTAGAAatagaatgaatatttttttttgtattcataGGCTGAAGAacttcgttttttcaattttctactgaataaccactggtatatctatgggagattattccccaacataagggtcctgtagtatccctcgaacaactgaagaacagaagaatcatcacttggaagactggacctggtcgaaagaccctccgaATGAAAAGCAAGaattggctattattaatttactactgaaggcatttctaacgacgagggtgatcctccaccaagatcagcagaaggtttttgacgcagagatgatattccttccagtgcaattgaaggacaagttatggacctataattatttatttttttcttcattcatcatgaAGTCTTCGAATatgttttgatgaaagctttaatATTGGTATAGGGATGGTGGTGAAAAAGGTCGAAATATTCGAGAATCAAACCTCCAAACtagccgacgtttcggaaattatatttccaTCATCAGGGCACTGAAAATGAGCATATAAAATTCCAAAAGTCTCTCCCTTCACGACAGTGAGACAAAAGTACAAAATAATACGGGGATAATAGACAGTTCTTAAAAATTGATCTGAGAATGACGAAAATCTTAAAAATAACAAATCGCATAAAATTACAAAAAGTTATAAAAATAAAGCCATTAGAGTCAAAACCAAAAAGCACAGTACAGAGGAGaaggagaagaaaaaaaataaaaaattatatatggaagaatatgtacatatatatgtaaacaaatatcaataatttgataaataaataaatagattagaTGGTAAAATGACTAGGAAAACAAAGAATAACAGATCAATTGATACTTACAGGATGAAATTGCTTTTCCCACTGTCAttgaaaaaataagaatatttatgaaattcatgaagATCTAAACAATGGTACCTATCCTCTCATCGAAGTAGAAACATTGACAACTAACGGAGATGGGGAACATGTGGAAACAAACACAGAGAAATGTGAGCGGACAAAGAAATCTTTACGTTTTCTTCCTtactttcttcaataaattatgGTATATTTTGAAAAGGTGCTGTATGTCAGCTCTGGAATTGACAGAATCATGAACCTTGATCTGAAACATCTCATGCAACAACCGTTTGCCGAGGAAATGATGCCTCTCCAAAAAAACATCATTGAAATCAAAGCGATGTCCACTTGACTCACTGTGGAGAGCTAGTGCAGTCTTAGGGTTGGTGATAGGTAGTGTAAcatggtttcctcggagaaaacttatctcgagcgctagctattcttttcactaggaagaatagcaaacctaccagagtagctgctagtcggagacagagttcgctgttatctagggtggtagcgataacgaagtagtcaaaatcaaattatgtaccagtttattcacaccttcggaaactgattatatatacaacggaaatatgtgtaggtatgaaatatgagcgaatcgatagGCAAACATACATTCaggaaattcgatccgatcacgggcacttttatatttattttatatatatagtttataccgggtacagtgaaaaatcaatggttgttcaataaaatgcaccaaccagaactgacgaaatggatactaaggatgacctcgcgaagtgaaatgacttgctatgcggtatcgggatgtaattaattgtatttctccagaaatgaaaagaaacacaaccagggcggatctattcgagacttttattcgctaccccaagggctacgctccatgactgaaagcgaagaaaaggtctatttttagcgcaactacgggatttcactgacgacgagcggtatctcttattctctaccccaagggcttacgcaccatgactgatagaaaagaagagatttcggtttCAACACCGCgaaacgcgaacagggggttgacaggactttctcttcactaccccaagggcttacgtaccatgactgatagcgaagggaaaagtcagactcgcgaaacagggtaaagtacgataaaagacaacagaaagcgatacagtacagcagtgtcaaagaagtaaccggcgtaggtctaataaagaaactgaacggtaaagacggggacctacctcctttatttcaggcactcgcagagaacaaacgaaaactaaacattaattcctaagagcactaaccctcgcaacacaaaattattcctAAATTCGTTGAACGACTTGTCGTGCACAaaattaaagtcgaatcgcagagaaaagagagtacagtgcgtaaaagtgacaaaagagtaaaaaaaggccgtcgcgggggaaaatctgcttttataggcaaatccatTACacattaaaaatctgaaaattccagaatgcgacaagagtgaaaaacgtcgtcagctccggtctatcgcatatcaacatcagaaaaacgtcaaaatcttcaacggcatgcaagaaaaacaacgttaaacacagataaacggttttttacatttactctgcctatcggaatgaatgtactgaatatttgaggattaaatattttcaaaagcggaaatgtgaaatgaaaggcaTGCACTAacatgaactccaattttctcagaaaactggaattCATTACAGTAGACTAACTGAACGTTTATGCTCCTCAACTCTAATTTTTTAATATCTGCCAGTCTGGCCAACATATACTTGGGAGCAATCATTACATCTAATCATGTAAACAATGCCAGACTGTGACGAAACCGGAGTTACGTCCTTAATACGGGTGAAAAAATTAATGCTCACGGTGTTTTTTTTCTGAAAGCCACATGCAAATCATCAGATCGTAATATCTGCGCCAATCTTTCCGATTGGGACTTAACGTAAACCAGTCCACAGAATTTCCTCGACAGGACATCCCCAACGCCAACAACATCCTGAGAAGTACCTGTGACACTAATCGGAAAACCCTCACCGAGAATACGGTTTACAATAGAGATAACTATTTTTAAGAAGTATCGATCTTACGTATTCTAAGTTTTTTCCCCAGTATGACTCATCAGACAGGTGTAACGCCCTGTATTTCAAGTTTCGGATAATGCTGATTTTATGTACGAGCGGATGATGAGAGAAAAAGTTTATATAACGTTCAGAGAAAGTTGGCTTATGGAACCAATCAACAGTTAGGAAGTTCAATTCGTCACGTTGAATCTTAAGGTCTAAAAGACTTATGCTACCATCATGTTCATTTCCTAGAGAAAATTGCAAACGGGGATGAAAACTGTTAAAGACCAGCAGAACCTCATCGTTACCATCGATCGGTACATCAATAGATCATCTACATATCTACGAAAAATTGGCACAAAAAAAGGTAACTTATCAATAGAGACCCTTTGCAACCGAGACATTACTAATTCAGCACATATGGAAGAAATGCAACCTCCCATACCAAAGCCAAAGATCTGCAGATAAAGGGTGTTattaaaagaaaaataactGCTATCAATGATAAATTCGTAAAGGAGTTTAAAAGTTGCAAAATCAAAGGACTTGTTCTCAACAAGGCGCCATCGATCTTCAATTATATCTAAGGCTAAATCAGTAGGGGTATTGGTGAAAAGGGATATCACATCAAGGGACACCAACTTATAGCCAGGTGGCAACTGAAATTCATTTATAGAGTCGAAAAGTTCGAAAGAGTTCTTTACATATGATTCATCTTTAACAAAAATTGGTCTCAGTGTCAGAGAAATAAATTTGCTCAGAGCAAAAATCGGCGAACCTACAAAACTCAATATTGATCTGAGTGGAAGCTGCTCCTTATGAACTTTTGGTAAAAAGTACATTTTAGGGGTTACTCCATTGTTTGTAATTAACGTCCTAGCTTCTTCTTCAGTTATTATATTCTCTCTAAGCAGAACTTTTACCAATCTATTGTTCTTGCTCTGTATTTTAACAGTGGGATCAGACGCTAAAACTTTATATGTACTTAAATCACCAAGCAAGTTGAGTGCTTTGTTAAAGTATTCGTCCCTATCCATGATAACTGTAATGTTACCCTTATCATCAGCTCTGACAACTATAATTCGTTCTTTATAATTAGCCAAAAACGTCCTGGTTTCCCCGATCGATCGAGAAAGCCAAGAGTCACACTGTTTTTCCCCATGGTACGAACCCACCTGTGATGATGAGCTCCTTGAGCCTTTTGAAGGCCTGATGAGATATACTCTCGCCAGTTGAACCTATTGCTGTAGCTGCGTTAATGTTAAACCGTATCCGTATAGTACTTATACTTTAAAAACCCATTATCCGGACCAGTGTTATAAGAATTCCCTATTATACGGACGTCCCCGATACGCGACCTCAAATGAAAATCACGGAATATTTCAACCCAAAATGAAATCAATACACATACCTATCTACATAGTAAATATTTGAGAGGAATTTagtaaatttattatttttttttttgaatatttattgttttgctgagtgatatttttgttttcctGAATAAATATATACATAATGATTTTTGCAATGATATGTACAATAGTCCTTCCTCTCGTCCGATTATCCGAATGCCTTACCCTAAAGACAACAATTAGTACGGATAATGGGGCTTCTACTGTATGTGTTTTGAAGGGAGTTTTTTTAGCAGCACTTTTTCCACTTCTCCTCTgctgatatttttgaaaatgatttgaatacattcctacgacttacgaatgtGCCGTATTTATAAGCAATTATTGGTGTAATAGTTTCGAGAAAGAATATAGAACTTTCATTTCTTCAGCATGCCGTTCAGTTTTCTGTGTGGATAATCAAGAACTACAACTTCAGAATAAGATACTGTTGAACTATCActctttgttgttggaaattgaggcaaaaccattcattcattgctgctgtatcccgttaccgggaataaatctacaaaaagacaaaaaaacggttcgaacagacttataatttcttagggctaattgcgactgtgtgccctcctgtgagtgaagagatccaaccgtgacctacagatcctccatcaaatctgaatcttattccaacatcTCTAACAGGCACACTCATATCAtaaattatcgagacagctatggcgaaaatattgaacagtaatggCGCTAACACgtagccttgttttattccagagttggttaagaaatggttggttgtagagccattatgctgatttctagcggtgttgttagtatgaaggctttcacactgctaagaatttttcgggtacttcaagccgtcccatgattttccatagcgctctccgattcaccgataCCAAGGCCTTACTTACAacgctgtatagatccttgattgttatTCACGGGCCTGAttctcttgtagctgtcgcaggtccaccgtacctcgatttggtcgaaaacCAAATCTCAGATGAACGGGCGGGACGGATACATCTAACAGTTTTATAGCAAGTTTAGCAAGGTacgtattggaaatacgtagatattgctgtgaaaaaagatagagggcgttaaagttgaattttttataaggggacagaataatattttcttcgaagttcgaaagtcctttattaaaagaattagaaaaggcatagaagtcggaggaggccacgtagaacatttaatttaagtttattctttttatgttacattgtttttaattatgctttatcgtccaaataaatgaataaaataaataaatcgtttcttcaaatccccttccaatgctctgaactgttcaattttgttttcctcaaaaaaaggatgaaaaaatatacagtgaaattattagcaaaaaacgaaaaaaataatacaactttaacgccctctattttttccaaagcaatattttattgtcgccatattttggtccaaacaatctgcccttagcctatgtcccaatacaTTCGACATCATGTCGTCGAGTAAGAAAGTTGGAATTAACGAGTCTCTGCAAATATCGATACCTGAATGTGGTATCTGTAAGCGAACTGTTATTAAAAATATTGTGCAAAATCTGTACCAAAGTTTATCACCCTAGTTGTGCTAATAGATACAAAAAATGTTGTGACAAAATTATCGCAAGTCAAAGTGAATCTAATACGTGTGAAACATCCCCAATTTCGGATACTACTGGAAAGTGtacttatttttattatatgaaATATCTTCCCTTGAAACGGAAATAATCGATAAGAACAATGAAATCGAAAACCTtaaaaaacaaatcaacataATTCCAACTGTTATCAATGGAGATGATGAATCACCTGCACATATTCTACCGGTGAGTGCGGGAGATGAAGTAGAACTCTGTGAATATAACACGAATCTGTCTACCACCAAAATCGCAAATTCGAATGCCAGCGGTAATTCCCGAACTGATTCATCTGTTAAGGAACTACGAGCTACTGGTGAAGCTACTCATTCTGAGACTGTTAAAAATTACGATCAATCGAATCAGCAGAGATCACAAACAACACAAAGTAAGGGAGATGACTGGAACATTGTTTCACGTAGGAAGTCAACTAAACGTAATCGTTCTCTCGTGGTCGGAAGTGGCTCAGGGGATACTTCTGTTGAGGGGATAGAAAAGTTCAAAACTTTCCATGTTTCCAATCTGAAACCCGAGACCACAGCTGAAAATCTTCAACAGTTTTTAAAAAGTAATTTCTCCGAAGTGAAATGTGAGAAACTTAAGTCCAAATTTCCGGAAAGCTATTCCTCATTCAAGGTTCTCATTCCAAGTTCAGAGTACGAGAAAGCACTCAATGGATCAAATTGGCCCAACAAGGCTATTATAAATCTTTCTTTTCAACCGAGAAAGGCCAATCGTCCTCCGGACCGAATGGTTCCTCGCACATTAGAGAAGAATTAACGATAACCCAAATGAATGTTCAAGGCCTTTCTAATAAACTGGATATTCTCGAGGTCCACGTCAATGAAAAAAAACCGGACATTATCAGCATTGCGGAGCACTGGTGTAGTCCTAAAAATATTAGAACAATGGTTATTCCTGGTTATGTTCAAGCTGATCCATATTGTCCTCCCAGCAGGAATCATGGAGGATGCATAATCCATGTGAGAGAGAAATTACCCACAAAGAAACTGTCCGTGTCGAGATACTCTGAGGAAGTGGTGTTTGAAGTGTGTGGAAATATAGTTGAGGTTATGAAATCCAAATATATTATTCTTAGTATTTATCGATCTTCCTCAGGTAATTTTACTTCGTTTGTTGAACATTTATCGTACACACTTGATCATGTTTCCAAATCAGGTGGCATAATGCTTGTTTGCGGAGATATGAATGTGAATTATTTAAAAGATGAATGTCCTAATCGAACTGTATTCTTAGACTTACTTGAATGCTACGATTTACATATCTCATCAACTGCTCCCACAAGGGTTTTCACGAATGTCAATGGCCACACATCCACCTCCAAGCTTGATTACGTCTTGACTGGTGGGAATTTTCCCAAATCAAATGTTGAGGTCTACGAGGCTCATATTGGTGGCCACAGAGCTCTTTCTGTTACGTTTCCGTTGAGTTTCATTCCGGAACATACTAATTCACATAATTTGGTCCGGGATCTGAGCCCGCAGAATCTTGACAATTTTTGTCATTACAtcaaaaattgtgattttcaatGTGTTTATTGTTCTTGTGATGTTGATGAATGCTTTGGAGCATTCATATCTCTTATTGAAGgaggttttctgaaattttgcCCATCAATTATTTTAAGTTCTAATCATGCTAAATATGAGAAACTATGGATCACTCCCGAGATTCGTTTGGCGAAGTGCAACTTGAATAATCTTTATTGGTTGTATAATAACATTAAATGCCAATCCACTTATAATAATTATAAGAAAGCTAAATCCTCATACTACTCATTAATTAAGGAAACAAAATCTAGGTATTATAATAATTCGATTGAAGCATCTGACAATAGAAATAAAACAGTGTGGAGTATTGTGAATGCCCAAACTGGCCGATCGAGCAGAGGCTGCAAGCCTGTCGAGTTGATTATTGATGGAGCATCTTATGTTGACCCAGAAGATCTCGCAGCTATATTTGCTGGATACTTTTCCTCAGTAACTGAAAAACAGTTGAGCAAACATTATGGTTTTTTACAAAAAGGAAGGAATactgtataaaaagatatacagtactccaagcgcctaaccggacgcatcggaagaatgaaatattaatggaatcaacaattccgaaggaattgtcgttccagtaacgtgagttagtcatgaactatcataggaaatcccagagaagtcgaaaaattcaagtgcaactgtagaccggtttcgggatcattttccctcgacgtcccaagatcgcataagaccaccatcctccgatcgagaAGCATACACTAATTTCTCCCTGATGCGAACCAATCAGGAAACAGCACATGTCATGCGACAACGATAGAGAGAGAGGGAGAGTGGGAGTTGTCTCTGTCTCTGTCGTATTCTTCAACTTGAAGAATTTGTAACGGTCTTTCCACTCTTTCCGCCATTCAATTCTGAATTGTTCTGATAGTTGCTTACTTGCCCAAACATTTGTGCTCTGAAAGCTGCTACTGAATATTTTGAGAATATATTTGGAATATCTTCAAGCAATTTTCATTGCTCTAatttatatctattatatttcaggagtttcttcaaattaaagcaatttttattgctctaattcatatctattgtatttcaggagtttcttcaaattaaagcaatttttattgctctaattcatatcttttgtatttcaggagtttcttcaaattaaagcAATTTTCATTGCTTCAATTTTTAACTTGTAGTTTAGCTTTCAGGAAATAGATTCTTGAACATGGATGGGGAAAAGTATGTATTCactgttatgttatgttattatacatattattgattcattattaaaacctcatatttcagCGATAAACTGATTTGTCAAATCTGTAAAAAGAAATACTCTAGTGTTTCGGCGAAATATCGCCATTTGCGAGATGTTCATAATGAACAACCTATTGCAAAACAGACAGTGCATATAAAATGCCCCATTTGccctcaagaagaaaaaatagcTCTTGAGTCTCATGATATGCTGATTAATCACTTACAGCAGATTCATTCTCTAAGTATCAAGACATCACTTTTTACTTTTaagaatgaagaagaatttgAGACTTGGAGAGCACTTGATAACAGAAATGTGGATTACGTAAAACGAAGAGATCGTAAAATCAGCGATGGACAGGTGGTATATTATGAATGCAATCGTAGTAATTTTTCAGGTTTGTACCTATTTGTTATTCATCATAATATTTACAAGTGAAGTATTATTATTTCACCATCGATAATGTAATATCATCTATCTGTTCCATTTTTAGGATATACTAGCCAATGTAGCAAACGCAGCATGAAAACTGGGGGAAGTATCAAAATCTCTGGTTTCTGCCCTTCTAGAATTCGTGTGAAGATATGTAATACAggtaaatattgtaatattttagTTGTATTCTCTAGAGCGATATACTGAATATGTTCAAGGGGTGGATGTTAAATTTGTTGAAACACATGTTGGTCATGACGATCTACTGCGATCTAAACATTTGACAAAGGACCAGCAGGAAATGATTGCTAGTAAATTGGCAGCTGGAGTCACAAAAGAAAGAATTTTGGAAGATGCAAGAACTATAACCGGCAATAAGCTAGAAAGAATTAATGTGCTTAAAAGGGCAGATCTTGCTTATATTATAAGAAAATTCAACATAGAGAAGAGGAGACATGATGATGACATGGTTGCCACCACTTTAAAAGTGAAAGAGTGGAACAGTCaaggaaaaaattatgtttttttgttCAAGCAAATTGGTATGTATATTATTCAAAATTGTGCCTTCATTCCTATTCTTTCTTTACAAATTGTAAAATTATCAGGAGAAACCTACCCAGGATTGAAGGCAGAAGACTTTGCTCTAGGATTCATGAACGATGATATGGAGAGAAAGCTCAAACAATTCAAAAGGATAATATGCATCGATGGAACCCATGGCACGAACTCAAGACATTATGATCTGACTATAGTTTTAGTCAAAGATGAGAATAAAATCGGTTTCCCGGTGGCTTTCTTATTATCGAATAGACTGGATCAAAccatccaaaatattttttttgatgcTTTGAAATCTAAGATTGGAGAGCCAGTGGACGCAGAATATATTATGACCGATGatgatataaaatattataatgcatggTGTCAGGTATTGAAGAACATAGCTACATATTGGATTTATGTTACAGCTATTAAATTTTTAATACATTTTCCAGGCAATGGTAACTGAAAGAAAGCCAAGAAGGCTCCTCTGTACTTGGCATGTTATTAAGAATTGGAATATACAGGGGAGAAACAAGTTGAAGAATGTGGACAACAAAAAAGAGATGAAAAATAGAATGCGAAAAATTTTGAAGGAGACTGATGTATCAACATTCCACAAGATGAAAGACGAATATTTCAAGCATTTGGAAGAAGGAcaggaaaatgaatttttgaaatatttaaagaAGTGAGTTGTTTTAAATGTGGAAGAGTATAATTGAAGATTTTCATAAatgtttttcagttattatttcCAAAGTGAAGAAAGAATCATGATGTGGGCTCACTGCCACAGAGTAAATGTTGGGATTAATACCAACATGGCTATAGAAAGCTTGAATAAAGTATTGAAGTACAATAAAATGAGGGGAAATCAGAATTTACGGTATTGTTTTGAAGGATGCACCATGAATAATAATCATATTCTATAAAATGTATTGTAGGGTAGAGAAATTACTGGACACTTTGGAGGAATTGGTAAATGAAAAGATGTGGAAAAACATTATTGACACTGAAAGACCTTCTGCCAATCAATACCAGGCCAGAGTTAACCGAGAAGCTCATTCGAAAGCAGAAAATGGACTGACCGATAAAGTAGTATGCTTAGAAACTGGTGAGTTTAGAGTACCATCGGAATCCGTGAGTAATAAATTTTATATTGTGTCATATAATGAGTTGTGTGATAAGGATTGCACATCTCTATATTGCATTAAGTGCAAAATATGCATCCATAGGTTTAGATGTCAATGTGCAGAGTTTACTATAAAAACTGCCATGTGTAAACATATACATGCAGTTGCTCTGGTCGCAGAGAGAAGCGATTCTGTTTTAGGTGTGAGAACtgtaaatgatgatgatgaggaCAACAACTTATATATATGTCAACCATCAACAAGTAGGGCTGCTTATGAAATGGATGTCCAGAGTGTCGTAGGTGGATCCAGTCAAATTACAAATGATCCAATAGATTCTACTACAAAAGATGTAAGTCTTTGTGATGATTCATGCATATGGTTCTTCATAGTTTATTATAGATTGTATTAGAACAAGCTAGAATGCAGCTTGGTTTATTGGATGTGGGTACCCTTCGTAACATTGCAAAAATTATTAGAGACGCTTATAACTTGCAATGCAATAATGCTTCTACCAgcagaaaaagaaaaatagagaaaCAGTTGTATTTCCCAAGTAAGAAGTAGTCAAGTTGCACATCATGTTGGTGGAGTCAAAAGGTTTATTGtctatggaataaatgtatGTTTTCTAATGTATTGGGGCTTGGTATGATGTGTAAATGTAGCTTATTTTGATAATTCCAGATCAATATGAAGAAGACTCTTTGCCTTTTCAGTTTCTTTTGAAATACTGCATGTCATTTACTCAAATCTACTAACTAACAGGTGATATAATGGAAGGTTGTAAGGTTATCGACAAATAAAGCATGTTTTTTAACACCAAATAAAAGTACGATTCAAGGTAGTGGTaataaaaagaatttcaaaaagGAAGTATTTTTCCTATAATTTATAGAAGCTTGATGTACATTTGACTTTTATTTTTTGAGTATTCTAGATCTAAATGAGATAATTAAATAATGTTAGaagaggaaaattggaattgaaAGAGTCCTTATGTATTTTTCTATTGCAACATGTTGGTGTAAGGATGGTTTTAAGGCTATACTTGAAAGAGGTTggtcaatttttaattgatttgacacataattaatttttaatcTTGTACAGCTTTCTATTTCAGACTTTGAATTTCAACCACCTCGGAGAAGACTCTAATTTCCCTTTTTGGAAGAATCAAGATAAGATGTCCTTCAGTATTGAATATCTCCtgttaattttgttttgtttttttttgtaaacacGGGGAGGCAGGGTTTTTTcttctgaggtttttccctgagctcttgtatcatacgcagaATTGTATGGTTCCCCGTTGCACTAACCTCAGCTAAATATTAACATGAATAAAGAAGCATGTTAATCATAGCAAgacttttttttcctttactccttagaatgaaactgatttaagtTTTTCCAAATCATAATACAAAATTTAAGTATGTTTGGTACTAATCAGAGAGAGATGATCAAATCTCAGCTAAATACTAACATAACAATAATGAAGCACATTTATCAATAGCGAGACATTTTTTCTTTTACTCCTCAGtaggaaattaatttcagattttttgAGCCTTTCCACTTATAATACAAAGTGACCTACTGTCAGTATGTACGAATCATAATTTTTTAGAGATGATCaaatgaaatatacaaaaaaagaTAATATTATTTGTGGCATTATTTTCACTGCTTCACAAATAATGGATCATGCTTATTCGTAACTCGTTATCGAATTGCTgtaatcaaaattttttatttttcacttcAGAGTTTTTGAATTGTACTCGAACTGTATGTAATTTGCGAAAAGTTGAACTCGTAATCGTAATGCCCAAATGAATTACTA
This genomic stretch from Coccinella septempunctata chromosome 7, icCocSept1.1, whole genome shotgun sequence harbors:
- the LOC123317936 gene encoding uncharacterized protein LOC123317936 isoform X4, which codes for MLINHLQQIHSLSIKTSLFTFKNEEEFETWRALDNRNVDYVKRRDRKISDGQVVYYECNRSNFSGYTSQCSKRSMKTGGSIKISGFCPSRIRVKICNTGVDVKFVETHVGHDDLLRSKHLTKDQQEMIASKLAAGVTKERILEDARTITGNKLERINVLKRADLAYIIRKFNIEKRRHDDDMVATTLKVKEWNSQGKNYVFLFKQIGETYPGLKAEDFALGFMNDDMERKLKQFKRIICIDGTHGTNSRHYDLTIVLVKDENKIGFPVAFLLSNRLDQTIQNIFFDALKSKIGEPVDAEYIMTDDDIKYYNAWCQAMVTERKPRRLLCTWHVIKNWNIQGRNKLKNVDNKKEMKNRMRKILKETDVSTFHKMKDEYFKHLEEGQENEFLKYLKNYYFQSEERIMMWAHCHRVNVGINTNMAIESLNKVLKYNKMRGNQNLRVEKLLDTLEELVNEKMWKNIIDTERPSANQYQARVNREAHSKAENGLTDKVVCLETGEFRVPSESVSNKFYIVSYNELCDKDCTSLYCIKCKICIHRFRCQCAEFTIKTAMCKHIHAVALVAERSDSVLGVRTVNDDDEDNNLYICQPSTSRAAYEMDVQSVVGGSSQITNDPIDSTTKDINMKKTLCLFSFF
- the LOC123317936 gene encoding uncharacterized protein LOC123317936 isoform X3 produces the protein MLINHLQQIHSLSIKTSLFTFKNEEEFETWRALDNRNVDYVKRRDRKISDGQVVYYECNRSNFSGYTSQCSKRSMKTGGSIKISGFCPSRIRVKICNTGVDVKFVETHVGHDDLLRSKHLTKDQQEMIASKLAAGVTKERILEDARTITGNKLERINVLKRADLAYIIRKFNIEKRRHDDDMVATTLKVKEWNSQGKNYVFLFKQIGETYPGLKAEDFALGFMNDDMERKLKQFKRIICIDGTHGTNSRHYDLTIVLVKDENKIGFPVAFLLSNRLDQTIQNIFFDALKSKIGEPVDAEYIMTDDDIKYYNAWCQAMVTERKPRRLLCTWHVIKNWNIQGRNKLKNVDNKKEMKNRMRKILKETDVSTFHKMKDEYFKHLEEGQENEFLKYLKNYYFQSEERIMMWAHCHRVNVGINTNMAIESLNKVLKYNKMRGNQNLRVEKLLDTLEELVNEKMWKNIIDTERPSANQYQARVNREAHSKAENGLTDKVVCLETGEFRVPSESVSNKFYIVSYNELCDKDCTSLYCIKCKICIHRFRCQCAEFTIKTAMCKHIHAVALVAERSDSVLGVRTVNDDDEDNNLYICQPSTSRAAYEMDVQSVVGGSSQITNDPIDSTTKDIVLEQARMQLGLLDVGTLRNIAKIIRDAYNLQCNNASTSRKRKIEKQLYFPIF
- the LOC123317936 gene encoding uncharacterized protein LOC123317936 isoform X1; amino-acid sequence: MLINHLQQIHSLSIKTSLFTFKNEEEFETWRALDNRNVDYVKRRDRKISDGQVVYYECNRSNFSGYTSQCSKRSMKTGGSIKISGFCPSRIRVKICNTGVDVKFVETHVGHDDLLRSKHLTKDQQEMIASKLAAGVTKERILEDARTITGNKLERINVLKRADLAYIIRKFNIEKRRHDDDMVATTLKVKEWNSQGKNYVFLFKQIGETYPGLKAEDFALGFMNDDMERKLKQFKRIICIDGTHGTNSRHYDLTIVLVKDENKIGFPVAFLLSNRLDQTIQNIFFDALKSKIGEPVDAEYIMTDDDIKYYNAWCQAMVTERKPRRLLCTWHVIKNWNIQGRNKLKNVDNKKEMKNRMRKILKETDVSTFHKMKDEYFKHLEEGQENEFLKYLKNYYFQSEERIMMWAHCHRVNVGINTNMAIESLNKVLKYNKMRGNQNLRVEKLLDTLEELVNEKMWKNIIDTERPSANQYQARVNREAHSKAENGLTDKVVCLETGEFRVPSESVSNKFYIVSYNELCDKDCTSLYCIKCKICIHRFRCQCAEFTIKTAMCKHIHAVALVAERSDSVLGVRTVNDDDEDNNLYICQPSTSRAAYEMDVQSVVGGSSQITNDPIDSTTKDIVLEQARMQLGLLDVGTLRNIAKIIRDAYNLQCNNASTSRKRKIEKQLYFPNLNEIIK
- the LOC123317936 gene encoding uncharacterized protein LOC123317936 isoform X2; translation: MLINHLQQIHSLSIKTSLFTFKNEEEFETWRALDNRNVDYVKRRDRKISDGQVVYYECNRSNFSGYTSQCSKRSMKTGGSIKISGFCPSRIRVKICNTGVDVKFVETHVGHDDLLRSKHLTKDQQEMIASKLAAGVTKERILEDARTITGNKLERINVLKRADLAYIIRKFNIEKRRHDDDMVATTLKVKEWNSQGKNYVFLFKQIGETYPGLKAEDFALGFMNDDMERKLKQFKRIICIDGTHGTNSRHYDLTIVLVKDENKIGFPVAFLLSNRLDQTIQNIFFDALKSKIGEPVDAEYIMTDDDIKYYNAWCQAMVTERKPRRLLCTWHVIKNWNIQGRNKLKNVDNKKEMKNRMRKILKETDVSTFHKMKDEYFKHLEEGQENEFLKYLKNYYFQSEERIMMWAHCHRVNVGINTNMAIESLNKVLKYNKMRGNQNLRVEKLLDTLEELVNEKMWKNIIDTERPSANQYQARVNREAHSKAENGLTDKVVCLETGEFRVPSESVSNKFYIVSYNELCDKDCTSLYCIKCKICIHRFRCQCAEFTIKTAMCKHIHAVALVAERSDSVLGVRTVNDDDEDNNLYICQPSTSRAAYEMDVQSVVGGSSQITNDPIDSTTKDIVLEQARMQLGLLDVGTLRNIAKIIRDAYNLQCNNASTSRKRKIEKQLYFPSKK